The Mycolicibacterium mucogenicum DSM 44124 genomic sequence GCGGTCAGCAGCGCTGCCAGTCGTATCGGCTCAACATCGACCCCGAACCCGCCGACCGCTCCACGAGCCGGGACGCCTACGGCAACATCAGCTCGTATTTCCATGTGACACAACCCCATCGCGAACTCGTCGTGACGGGGCGCAGCATCGTGGAGGTCGATCCGCCGCCCGCCGAGTGGTACGGGGCAGGAGCCGCGCTGGCACCGTGGGAGCAGTCTCGGCCGTCCGGGCCGGACGGTGCGCTGGCCGCCGAATTCGTGCTGGATCTGCAATCCGCGGAGATCACCGACGAGGTGCGGGATTACGCCGCACCGAGTTTCGTGCCCGGCCGGCCGCTGATCGAGGTGCTGCGCGACCTGAACTCGCGCATCTTCGCCGACTTCACCTACCGGTCCGGGTCGACGACGGTGTCCACCCGGGTCGCGGAGGTCCTGACCGCCCGCGAAGGAGTGTGCCAGGACTTCGCCCGCCTGGCCATCGCCTGCCTGCGTGCGAACGGCCTTGCCGCCAGCTATGTGTCGGGATATCTGGCCACCGACCCGCCGCCGGGCAAGGAACGTATGGTGGGGATTGACGCCACCCATGCCTGGGCGTCGGTGTGGACGCCGGAGAACAACTGGCTGGGGCTGGACCCGACCAACGACCAGATGGTGGACGAACGCTACATCGTGGTGGGGTTCGGCCGTGACTACG encodes the following:
- a CDS encoding transglutaminase family protein, with the protein product MTREYQITHRTRYRYSDVVTSSYGRGFLTPRDSGQQRCQSYRLNIDPEPADRSTSRDAYGNISSYFHVTQPHRELVVTGRSIVEVDPPPAEWYGAGAALAPWEQSRPSGPDGALAAEFVLDLQSAEITDEVRDYAAPSFVPGRPLIEVLRDLNSRIFADFTYRSGSTTVSTRVAEVLTAREGVCQDFARLAIACLRANGLAASYVSGYLATDPPPGKERMVGIDATHAWASVWTPENNWLGLDPTNDQMVDERYIVVGFGRDYADVPPLRGIIYTDSESSIIDVSVDVAPIAGGPLHA